The window ggcatggaacacttccctaggaagaaaataaaattagcatatgaatctatcatgagacccacttatggattgcctaccaaagatggcaatacctagatctatccttgcttttatgcctagctaggggcgttaaacgatagcgcttgttgggaggcaacccaattttatttttagttttttgcttctgtttaggaataaatatttgttatagcctctggttagatgtgtttttatgttttaattagtgtttgtgccaagttaaacctataggatcttcttggatgatagttatttgatcttgctgtaatttccagaaactttctgttcacgaaaacaattgttaaaaatcaccagaatgtgataaaatactgattccaattgctgctgatcaataaacaaattgtctaggtcgtcctattttggctgatattttggagttccagaagtttgcgttagttacaggttactacagactgttctgtttttgacagattctgtttttcgtgtgttgtttgcttattttgatgaatctatggctagtaaaatagtttataaaccatagagaagttggaatacagtaggtttaacaccaatataaataaagaatgagttcattacagtaccttgaagtggtcttttgttttctttcgctaacggagctcacgagattttctgttgagttttgtgttgtgaagttttcaagttttgggtgaaagattagatggattatggaacaaggagtggcaagagcctaagcttggggattcccatggcacccccaagataatctaaggacaccaaaaagccaatgcttggggatgccccagaaggcatcccttctttcgtctacttccatcggtaactttacttggagctatatttttattcaccacatgatatgtgttttgcttggagcgtcttgtatgatttgagtctttgcttttcagtttaccacaatcatcctttctgtacacaccttttgagagagccacacatgatttggaatttgttagaatactctatgtgcttcgcttatatcttttgagttatatagttttgatctagtgcttcactgatatcttttaaagcacggtggtggatttgttttatagaaattattgatctctcatgcttcacttagattattttgagagtcttaaatagcatggtaatttgcttaaataatcctaatatgctaggtattcaagaatagtaaaaattcttatgagtgtgttgaatactatgagaagtttgatgcttgataattgttttgagatataaagatggtgatattagagtcatgctagttgagtagttgtgaatttaagagatacttgtgttaaagcttgtgattcccgtagcatgcacgtatggtgaaccgttatgtgatgaagtcggagcataatttatttattgattgtcttccttatgagtggcggtcggggaggagcgatggtattttcctaccaatctatccccctaggagcatgtgcgtaatactttgctttgataacttgtagatttttgcaataagtatatgagttctttatgactaatgttgagtccatggattatacgcactcttcttccttccaccattgctagcctctctaatactgcgcacttttcgccggtatcatacacccaccataaaccttcgtcaaaacagccaccatacctacctatcatggcatttccatagccattccgagatatattgccatgcaaatttccactgttccgtttattatgacacgctccatcattgccatattgctttgcatgatcttgtagttgacatcgtatttgtggcaaagccaccgttcataattctttcatacatgtcactcttgattcattgcatattccggtacaccgccggaggcattcatatagagtcatattttgttctaagtatcgagttgtaattgttgagttgtaagaaaataaaagtgtgatgatcttcatttttagagcattgtcccaagtgaggaaaaggatgatggagactatgattcccccacaagtcgggatgagacttcggacgaaaaaaaagaggccataaaaaaggcccaaataaaaaatgagagaaaaagagagaagggacaatgttactatccttttaccacacttgtgcttcaaagtagcaccatgatcttcatgatagagagtctctcagtGTTCacgttcatatactagtgggaatttttcattatagaacttggcttgtatattccaatgatgggcttcctcaaaatgccctaggtcttcgtgagcaagcgagttggatgcacacccacttagtttcttttgttgagctttcatatacttatagctctagtgcatccgttgcatggcaatccctactcactcacattgatatctattgatgggcatctccatagcccgttggtatgcctagttgatgtgagactatcttctccctttttgtcttctccacaaccaccattctattccacatatagtgctatgtccatggctcacgctcatgtattgcgggaagattgaaaaagtttgagaatgtcaaaagtatgaaacaattgcttggcttgtcatcggggttgtgcatgatttaaatactttgtgtggtgaagatagagcatagccagactatatgattttatagggataactttctttggtcatgttattttgagaagacataattgctttgttagtatgcttgaagtattattatttttatgtcaatattaaacttttatcttgaatctttcggatctgaatattcataccacaattaagaagaattacattgaaattatgccaagtatcactccgcatcaaaaattctgtttttatcatttacctactcgaggacgagcaggaattaagcttggggatgcttgatacgtctccaacgtatctataatttttgattgctccatgctatattatctactgttttggacattattgggctttattattcacttttatattatttttgggactaacctattaaccggaggcccagcccagaattgtgttttttgcctatttcagagtttcgcagaaaaggaatatcaaatggagtccaaacggaatgaaaccttcggaacgtgattttcagaacgaacaagatccaggagacttggaccctacgtcaagaaataaaggaggaggccacgaggtagggggcacggctaccccccccccagggcgcgccctccaccctcgtgggccccttgttgctccaccgacgtactccttcctcctatatatacctacgttcccccaaatgatcagatacggagccaaaaacctaattccaccgccgcaaccttctgtacccacgagatcccatcttgggtcctattccggagctccgccggagggggcatccatgtcggagggcttctacatcatcaccatagcccctccgatgaagtgtgagtagtttacctcagaccttcgggtccatagttattagctagatggcttcttctctctttttggatctcaatacaatgttctccccctctctcgtggatatctattcgatgtaatcttcttttgatgtgtgtttgttgagatcgatgaattgtgggtttatgatcaagttgttggggaacgtagtaatttcaaaaaatttccaacgcacacgcaagatcatggtgatgcatagcaacgagaggggagagtgttgtccacataccctcgtagaccgatagcggaagcgttaacacgacgcggttgatgtagtcgtacgtcttcacgatccgaccgatcaagtaccgaacgcacggcacctccgagttcagcacacgttcagctcgatgacgtccctcgaactccgatccagccgagtgttgagggagagtttcgtcagcacgacggcgtggtgacaatgatgatgttctaccgacgcagggcttcgcctaagcaccgctacgatattatcgaggtgtaatatggtggaggggggcaccgcacacggctaagagatcaatgatcaattgtgtgtctatggggtgccccctgccctcgtatataaaggtgcaagggggaggccaccggcctaggaggtagaggcgcgtcaggaggagtcctactcctaccgggagtaggactcccccctttccatgttggactaggagtggaagggggaagaggtggaggggaggaaggaaggaggggcgccgcccccctctccttttcctattcggactggggggaaggggggcgcggccctgccctagcctcctctcctctcttccacctaggcccaataaggcccattaagttaccggggggttccggtaacctcccggtactccggaaaaatcccgatttcacctggaacacttctgatgtccaaacataggcttccaatatatcaatctttatgtctcgaccatttcgagactcctcgtcatgtccgtgatcacattcgggactccgaacaaccttcggtacatcaaaacatataaactgataatataactgtcatcgtaacgttaagtgtgcggaccctacgggttcgagaactatgtagacatgaccaagacacctctccggtcaataccaatagcggaacgtggatgctcatattggttcccacatattctacgaagatctttatcggccagaccgcataacaacatacgttgtttcctttgtcattggtatgttacttgcctgagattcgatcgtcggtatctcgatacctagttcaatctcgttaccggcaagtctctttactcgttccataatacatcatcccgcaactaactcattagttacaatgcttgcaaggcttatagtgatgtgcattaccgagtgggcccagagatacctctccgacaatcggagtgacaaatcctaatctcgaaatacgccaacccaacaagtacctttggagatacctgtagagcacctttataatcacccagttatgttgtgacgtttggtagcacacaaagtgttcctccggtaaacgggagtggcataatctcatagtcataggaacatgtataagtcatgaagaaagcaatagcaacatactaaacgatcgagtgctaagctaacggaatgggtcaagtcaatcacatcattctcctaatgatgtgatcccgttaatcaaatgacaactcatgtctatggctaggaaacataaccatctttgatcaacgagctagtcaagtagaggcatactattgacactctgtttgtctatgtattcacacatgtatcatgtttccggttaatacaattctagcatgaattataaaaatttatcatgatattaggaaataaataataactttattattgcctctagggcatatttccttcacaagtttatctatgaacaatatttgaatcttctctgaattcttttatgtatgattggttatctttgcaagtctcttcgaattatcagtttggtttggcctactagattgatctttcttgcaatgggagaagtgcttagctttgggttcaatcttgcggtgtcctttcccagtgacagtaggggcagcaaggcacgtattgtattgttgccatcgaggataacaagatggttttttatcatattgcatgaatttatccctctacatcatgtcatcttgcttaaggcgttactctgtttttatgaacttaattctctagatgcatgctggatagcggtcgatgagtggagtaatagtagtagatgcaggcaggagtcggtctacttgtctcggacgtgatgcctatatacatgatcatacctagatattctcataactatgctcaattctgtcaattgctcaacagtaatttgttcacccaccataaaatacttatgctctcgagagaagccactagtgaaacctatggcccccgggtctatcttcatcatattaatcttccaatacttagttatttcctttgatttttactttgcttttattttactttgcatctttatcacaaaaataccaaaaatattatcctatcatatctatcagatctcactctcgtaagtgaccgtgtagggattgacaaccacttatcgcgttggttgcgaggatttatttgttttgtgtaggtgcgagggactcgcgcgtagcctcctactggattgataccttggttctcaaaaactgagggaaatacttacgctagtttgctgcatcaccctttcctcttcaagggaaaaccaacgcagtactcaagaggtagcaagataCAACATAGAAGGCTCtcccccatgtccggatgggactctcctttgcgtggatggcaagcttggcgttcggatatgaagattcctttctctgtaaaccgactctgtacaaccctaggcccctcccgtgtgtatataaaccggagggtttagtccgtagaaaGGATCAcgatcatataggctagacatctagggtttagccactacgatctcgaggtagatcaactcttgtaacccctatactcatcaaaatcaatcaagcaggaagtagggtattacctccattaagagggcccgaacctgggtaaacatcgtgtcccctgcctcctgttaccttcgatcctcagacgcacagttcgggacctcctgcacaagatcggccggttttgacaccgacaacagcCCCCTCCGTTCGGGCAGCAGTACGGGTAGTCATCGTCACTTGGGGAGGTCATGGCGGGCCAGCGCGCCGCGAGCCCCCAGCCTCAGCGAAACCGAGCAGactttggatggtggcacgccattcatcCATTTGCTTGGCTGCTGGCGGGAACCTTAGTAGCAGCTGGGCCCGCGCCATAGCCTCAGTGGCTGTGCTTGGCATGGAAATTGATGACCTCGACCGCATCTTCGCCTGGCTCCTGACAgtgcccgcggcggcggcggcggtggcacgCCCGCGCTTCGGTGGGGCGGCCACCTGGGCAGCGGGGTCGAGCGGCGATGGCGCTCGAGGGTCCGCGGCTCCGTCGGGTGCAGTGGTCGGGTCGGCTCGCCCGGGAGGATACACACGTGCCATGACCGCCCGCCACGACCAGAATGAAAACTTCAAGAATATCTTGAAGAACCATGATAACTTACTTGGTGAATTAACCAGTAAAGTTGTTGGACTAATGAATGATGTGTAGATACTTGAAGGGGAGGGGGTCCAAGAATATGGAAGCACAAGTGGCTAAAATAACGAGAGCCAAACACTAATTTGGGCTAAGTTTGCAGGTAAACTGGAGCCTAATCCAATTGAAGAAGTTAAAATGGTAAGAAGCAACGAAGAGAAAGCTGAAATACTTGATACAAGGCATGTGCCAGAGTACAATTATACCGTTGCATATTTTGTGAAGATGATATCCATGAAGTATCCACTACCGGAGGTAACTAACAATGAAGCATATAAAGTTTTTGTTGAACAAGTTGCAACCAAGGTACGTGAACTTGATGATGAAAGGAAGAAGGTCTACAATAAGTTTCCAGCTAAGCAAGAGGATGCTTTTGAACCTACCATAGAAATTGAGGTAGGATTGAATAAATTcagtgctttatgtgatcttggggCAAGTGTTTCCACAATCCCCCAGTCAGTTTATGATAGTCTTAATCTCGGTCCTTATACTAATACCGAGATCCTTTTGAATATGGCTAATTCTACTTTTACTCACGCGGTAGGCATTAAGCATGGTGTTATAGTTCAAATTAATGATTGCCCTGTCATGATTGACCTTGTTATAGTAGATATGCTTGAAGATCCAATTGCTCCCATAATTCTCGGTAGACCTTTTCTAAGGACTATCAAAGCCGTGATAAATGTGTTTGAGGGAAATGCCAGATTTGATTTATACCCGCTAAAGATCCTTTTGTGAGACATTTCCCAGGAAAAAGAAAACGAATACCTACTCAGGAGAAGGCATCATTGTGAATGCTAGAAGCTACGGTCTCGGTGTGTTTGCACTGCCTTGATCACCACTACGGTCGAGCTAACCGACCAAAAACAAGCACTTCATGGGAGGCAACCCACGCGAATAAAGTAGACAAGTaagtttttatttttgtttcaaTAAAAAAGAGTGATTGAAGTTTCAAGTGAAGAAGTAAGTTTGGAAGAGTATTTCTAATGAAGGCTTTGCGATATGCAAGTTGAATTATGTGTTGAATCTATGTTTGGATGCCTGAAAAAATGTCTATGTATTGTTTTGGAGCTAACCTCGCAGGAGAGCTAAGGAAAGCAAAAGTTTTGTTACAAATAGGTGAAAAGACGGTGTTTTAGACGACCACAAGCGGTCGCATGACCTACTGAAAGTTCCAACACAAAACACGTAGAGACAGCAAAAGAAAAGACGGCGTTTTAAACAGGCACGAGCGCCCGTTTGAGCGGTTGTTTTGCTTTTTGGCGATCAAccgatatactccctccgtttcaaattactcgtcgtggttttagttcaaactaaaaccacgacaagtaATTTGAAACGGAGGAAGTAACCACTATGGTAGAGTTGCTCTCACGAGGCATGAACTATGGAAACCGTAGTGGTCTCGGGATCCACCTAGGCTCCATAACGTTTAGTCAATTTTCACATCGAGGAAGCGCACATGGACTATCCCCTGTAGGACAAAGTTCGAGAGCAGCCTCCTCCCAAACAAAGCTTAGGGTTTCTTTGCCTTTCGTAGGCGCGTCGCCGGTTCGCCTTGTTTtggtggccttagggccatgacGGTGCGGTGGATCCTGGCCCTTGCCGGCGGGAGGCTTCGTTTTTAGATGTTTCTTCAAGTTTTGTTAGGTTTGTGTCCTATTCAGGAAGACGAGACGGCGgtggctccctgaagatggaataaggtctTTCCCGCCTAGCCCTCGTTTCGGTGGTGTGTCTAGCAACGTCGGTGGGCATGTGGAGGTGTGTTTCCGACAGATCTAtccttggtggatttgctcggatctggtcGTAGTTCGTCTACATTTGTACttcttcaggttggatccttccgatctacgctactcttcatcggcggcggttgttGTTCTGCTGCACTGGTcttatggggccttagcacgacgacttctcgactgtctactacaacaaatTTTGCCCGGCTCCGACGAGgaaggggcgatgacggcggcgcgccttcggctcacttcaatgcttgtagtcgtcgctaggtggtctacggaccaggatgtaatttttttttatttctgGCATTCGTTGTATTGCCATGATTTTTTTGCATGGTAATACGTGtttcattcatatcacaaaaaaacaaaaatacaAGTCACGCAAGgaccgacatgacaaaactgaaaagatagCAGAACATCTCTGAGCTTGACACCAACAAGAATGACGGATCACCTCCTCACCGAGCTCGACGCGGgtccatcgctgatatgcagctttaCGGACCTCCAAGGTGGCTTACCAAAAGTGAAGCCATTgccgttgaacgaatcagaccggggcaacactccggacacgccatcgaactccagatctggcacccCACCACGACTAAGACGCCGAAGGAGGAAACCATACCTGCCATCCACGAACCCAGCACACGTTTCGTCTTTCAGATGTCgtcgatgcagaccacaatctgcatccgcttctggactacctcccaagctccgTGCCGGCGCTGGAGCAAACGTCGGCGTAACAGCGGAGCCCGAGGACACAGGTCCACCACGAGGATGCCTCCGCCGCTACGCCATCCTTGCTTGAACATACTAGTTTCCAAATCCATCCCAAACTATAGGACCGATAGCCTCATCAGGGAAGGATCCGAAAAATCTTTATTCAGCGCCGTCATCGTCGCCGCCGAAACCAAAACGATGAACAGCCTAAAAACCTAGACTACAAAAGAGTAAAAACGATCCACGCGCATGGATCCGGCGATCCCCCTCACCACCGAGACCGAGGTCGCCGGTGGAGGGGAGCCGCCGGAGGACGGCGCTGAAAGATGAATGGATTGAaagttttctgaaaaaaaaaattCACATGTACACGCACGCTCTCTCTATGTTTTTTTTACTTTTCCCAGTGGTTGCTGTCCCTCTCTTGTTTTTCTCTGTCAGTTCTTTCACGGCTTCTCCGTGAGATCCCGTGTTGATCAGCACGTCACGTATTTTCAACAAAAGAAACCTGTcgatttcaaaaaaaaaaaaaaacctgTCCACACAGATCAGGGCGAAGTCACGACAAAAGCATGTCGACAAAAGATCAAGCGAGCCCGAGTCGTCTTCGTCCGCTTCCCACGGAAACAATCTACTTCCTGGAAAGCAAATGCTGTATCTATACATAAATACAGAAGCTTCCGCGCTGAAGGTACACACTCTGTTCACGGAGGCGGCCAGCTCAGATAAGTGCAAGGTCTCACTGCCTCGGCACGTCGTTCGTGCAGTGCAAGGTCTCACTGCCTCGGCACGTCGTTCGTCCAGTGCAAGGTGTCCCTCCCAGGCTCCCAGCTCTGCGATGGCGACCGGGCTAGGAGTCGCCGCGAAGGCCGTGCTGCTGGTGCTAGCGCCGGTGGTGATCTCCGTGGCGCTGTACAGCCCCAAGGACTTCTCTCCGGCGGAGCTGCCGCCCGAGCACAGCTTCGGCCCCGACGTTTCCGCGCCGCGGCACGACGCCCGCGTGCTGGCCGCGAGCGAGCGGATCGGGGAGGGGCTGCTCCCGGGCCCCGAGGACCTGGCCTACGACGCCGCCGGCGGGTGGCTGTACACCGGGTGCGCCGACGGGTGGGTCCGCCGCGTGAGCGTTCCTGGCGGGGACGTGGAGGACTGGGCCTACACCGGCGGCCGCCCGCTCGGCGTCGTGCTCGCGGGCGACGGCGGCCTCGTCGTGGCGGACGCGGATAAGGTGAGTCAACTGCTCGAACCTCGCCTTGCTTGTCGACTTTGTTGTTTCTTTAATAGTTCTTCCTCGATCTCGAGACAAAAAGTCGCCATTTTTCGGGCTTCCTCTCGTTGGACTGAGGTGGTTATAGCATGAACTATGTACTATGTTGAGTTGTTGACAATCTTCAGAAATCAGAACCGTTTCTCACTTAAGTTTCACCAATCGAGAAGACAAAGGTAGATCAATTGACTTTGGCAGGCAAAAGGTCCTTGGCAAAAACTCGCTATGTTGAGATGATACTTCgcgaaaaaagaagaagagatgATACTTCGCAAAATCTTGGCATAGAGAATGGCCCACCAAATTGCACGAGGCAGTCAAGTCTTTCTGATTCTCTATTAGTACTAGTTGCATCGTGGTACAGCTCAACGCTCACATGACAAACGAGAAGCATCACATCACAGACATGAGTTGACTTCCATAATGAGGAAATTACTAGTCAGATAACCAGTAACAGCGCTAATCAGCAGTCACAGTATCGGAAAATTACTGAAGACCGTTGGATGGCCAATTGGCAGGGCTTGCTAAAGGTGAGGCCGGACAAGACGGTGGAGATGCTGACGGACGCGGCGGAGGGCCTCAAGTTCGCCCTGACGGACGGCGTGGACATCGCCGCCGACGGCACCATCTACTTCACCGACGCCTCGTACAAGTACAGCCTCGCGGACCACTTTCTGGACGTGCTCGAGGCACGGCCCCACGGCCGGCTCATGAGCTTCGACCCCTCCACGCGCCGGACCTCCGTGCTCGCCCGCGACCTCTACTTCGCCAACGGCGTCGCCGTCGCGCCGGACCAGGACTCGCTTATCTTCTGTGAGACGGTCATGTAAGCAATGCACACCCCGCCCGTTGTGCGTACATATGAAGCTCGTACGCTTCGATCTGACCGGCTGACGCCATTGACTGCAGGAGGAGGTGCTCGAGGTACCACATCAGGGGCGACAAGGCAGGCACGGTGGAGAGCTTCATCGACAGCCTGCCGGGGCTCCCGGACAACATCCGATACAACGGCGAGGGCCGGTACTGGATCGCGCTCTCGGCGGTACGCACAATTTTGCAGCCGAAAATCTTTGCCCTGCCACCGCATATTTCTTGGAACCTGCATGGTAAAACTAATCAAATCGCGTTGCCGGCGATGCGTGCGTGCGTGCAGGGGAGGACGCTGCAGTTGGACGTGTTGATGTGGTCGCCCTTGGTGCGGAAGCTCGTGTACATGGTGGGGAAGTACGTGATGGCGGTGCCGCAGGGCCTGAGGGACTCGGGGACGATGAGCGTGGCTCTAAACGGCGAGCCGGCGACCATGTACACTGACCCGGGACTCGCGCTCGCCACCGGCTGGCTCAAGGTCGGGGGCTACCTCTACTACGGGTCGCTGGCAAGCTCGTACATCAGCAGGGTCGACCTCACCAAATCATCCATCGAAGCCTAGCTAGCTAGGACGGTCAGCTCATCATCTCTCGATTGATTAATTGTTCGTTCTGATGATGAACTCGTGGTACTTTTTCTTTAAGGGGAGTTGTACTCGCGAACGCTCTTATATtgtattatgggacggagggagtagatgataCCCCACACCTGTTGCAGAAATATTTTGCAATGTATTTCAATCAGGGTCTGTCTAGAACatatctagatgtgacatagatGTCCACTCtatttgtggtctattttttttctatttttttgtttcttgttgctgcattatatatttgtgggagcttagatgtgacatccttaaaaaacatctagatgtgaattagacaaaccgTTTCAATAATGGACTTTGCTAACTTCCTACTGTTCGGAAGTTAAGCAATACATCAAGACGATCTCCCCCTTCCTAATCACGCATGTACTAGTATGCATGCATACTCCTCTCGCGAGTGCGTGCATGTAGACTCTCTCCGTGTTGGATAATAGTTGCAtgtagaaaaaaataaaaaagctGATGTCACCAAAAATTCCATCTAAAAATAAAATTCAAAATGTTTTGTAGATCAAACCGT is drawn from Aegilops tauschii subsp. strangulata cultivar AL8/78 chromosome 1, Aet v6.0, whole genome shotgun sequence and contains these coding sequences:
- the LOC109770221 gene encoding protein STRICTOSIDINE SYNTHASE-LIKE 7, which gives rise to MLYLYINTEASALKVHTLFTEAASSDKCKVSLPRHVVRAVQGLTASARRSSSARCPSQAPSSAMATGLGVAAKAVLLVLAPVVISVALYSPKDFSPAELPPEHSFGPDVSAPRHDARVLAASERIGEGLLPGPEDLAYDAAGGWLYTGCADGWVRRVSVPGGDVEDWAYTGGRPLGVVLAGDGGLVVADADKGLLKVRPDKTVEMLTDAAEGLKFALTDGVDIAADGTIYFTDASYKYSLADHFLDVLEARPHGRLMSFDPSTRRTSVLARDLYFANGVAVAPDQDSLIFCETVMRRCSRYHIRGDKAGTVESFIDSLPGLPDNIRYNGEGRYWIALSAGRTLQLDVLMWSPLVRKLVYMVGKYVMAVPQGLRDSGTMSVALNGEPATMYTDPGLALATGWLKVGGYLYYGSLASSYISRVDLTKSSIEA